Proteins from a single region of Trichoderma asperellum chromosome 3, complete sequence:
- a CDS encoding uncharacterized protein (EggNog:ENOG41~TransMembrane:2 (o30-48i292-310o)), whose protein sequence is MNRLDVIPSSASHLGVVEPVFTEPHVSFPFPYHFLLLLLLIAPLLHTYRGRKGYSEKPLSVKIVKTISWLRYKLYSFVYNAILNCARPVLSINIFPRKIVVTDPSMESVLSRHTSETSLANVIFLIGRRVFGLSDSTIEAIGGYDPRPIHVGEFSSASNARALLATMAETTGQKLQSQPDVQETELGPWLFKLTSSAVASALWGPESPWVVDEEFQNQFMELSGSQMTLLRPFSKYTAKVAHKARTFIIDRLQASHANNRASRVRQIAHRINAVVMSDPEWESNKDYFKVELLTSLGLMVTPSTMAVWMIRHLLLRPDLFDRVIKEARNPNALDEEGNIDLTRIRESFPFLAACLYETLRLHMTAIPRVAKADFDVAVPNSQPIQLKSGDLIYLAMSSFNRNTETWGPDASTFSPERLLNNSGNLSASMVRKLRVFGVAGNLCPGRKVGFETILYVVASVLRGFDIENPRGESELYPEPRTEDGFGIGFERCANDINIRLRRVA, encoded by the coding sequence ATGAATCGTTTGGACGTCATTCCGTCCTCAGCATCTCACCTCGGCGTGGTCGAGCCTGTCTTCACCGAGCCCCATGTCTCATTTCCATTCCCTTACCACTTCCTACTCCTTTTGCTTCTAATAGCCCCCCTGCTTCACACATATCGTGGCCGCAAAGGTTATAGCGAGAAGCCTCTCTCAGTCAAGATTGTCAAGACTATATCATGGTTGAGATACAAACTCTACTCGTTTGTATACAATGCCATTCTCAACTGCGCCAGGCCGGTACTCTCCATCAACATCTTCCCACGGAAGATTGTTGTCACAGACCCTTCTATGGAAAGTGTCCTATCTAGGCATACTTCCGAGACAAGTCTTGCCAACGTTATTTTCTTGATTGGCCGCCGTGTATTCGGCTTGAGCGACTCTACTATCGAGGCCATTGGAGGCTATGATCCTCGCCCAATCCACGTTGGCGAGTTCTCATCTGCGAGCAACGCCAGGGCCCTCCTTGCAACAATGGCTGAAACCACAGGCCAGAAACTTCAGAGCCAACCTGATGTTCAGGAAACTGAACTCGGCCCTTGGCTTTTCAAGCTCACCAGCTCGGCTGTCGCCAGCGCCCTTTGGGGACCTGAAAGCCCTTGGGTTGTAGATGAGGAGTTTCAGAACCAGTTCATGGAACTCAGCGGCTCACAAATGACTCTTCTAAGGCCATTTTCGAAGTACACCGCCAAGGTAGCCCACAAGGCCAGAACATTCATCATCGACAGACTGCAAGCCTCTCACGCCAATAACCGAGCATCAAGGGTCCGACAGATTGCACACCGAATCAATGCTGTCGTCATGTCCGACCCCGAGTGGGAATCCAATAAAGATTATTTCAAAGTTGAACTGCTCACATCGCTCGGCCTGATGGTCACTCCCAGCACCATGGCAGTCTGGATGATCCGTCATCTGCTCTTGCGTCCTGATCTCTTCGACAGAGTCATCAAGGAAGCACGAAACCCGAATGCTCTTGATGAAGAAGGCAACATCGACTTGACTCGTATCCGAGAATCATTCCCCTTCTTGGCTGCATGCTTGTATGAAACTCTACGATTACACATGACAGCAATTCCGCGTGTGGCAAAGGCCGATTTCGACGTCGCGGTGCCCAACTCACAGCCCATCCAGCTGAAGTCGGGAGATCTCATCTACCTGGCCATGTCCTCATTCAACAGGAACACTGAAACCTGGGGCCCCGATGCTTCCACTTTCTCACCCGAAAGGCTGCTAAACAACTCTGGCAACCTCTCTGCCTCCATGGTGCGAAAGCTAAGAGTCTTTGGCGTGGCGGGCAACCTGTGCCCCGGAAGAAAAGTCGGGTTCGAGACAATCTTGTATGTGGTCGCCAGTGTGCTGCGGGGTTTTGACATTGAGAATCCTCGTGGCGAGAGCGAGCTGTACCCTGAGCCGCGAACTGAAGACGGATTTGGCATTGGCTTTGAGCGATGTGCCAACGATATCAACATCAGACTGAGGAGGGTGGCATAG
- a CDS encoding uncharacterized protein (EggNog:ENOG41) produces MSSTDPSVRRILPQESQSAQAMGMNSYAFAPQQYPQRETQKNYVFVDEHNRHKRLKVMRACEGCRRRKIKCDAATTNTWPCSACIRLKLHCVRPNGYDGATDSTTYETLVPPGNQFQQMAMPPHPQGQAPLKSESDVYAPQAGYPDAASTSFQAMPYDASQPQHDIHYTTVAPPMSLVDQQVAPQDAFPTPPTMQQSQPGSSPGAYSDSYQGHDLADLLGGLKMNEIGTAPYLRNKPSFRHEDPAVEEDDGYGNLPPISIGAGHRIRIPPELMPDDGNAIHYFDLYFTHVHPYVPVLNRSMFYRQWATARDSISPLILEALFAIGGRLADEPAQGQQWLALASRHADAFMDVPRLSTLQALLMILKAREAAPKRGYYYRSWMTVVQCVQMAKDLGLEEHYEEHKAGRPCEYASNPAECQLRTRIWQTVFICEVMVGGPQGRYNMAVDIESVDFNVPKPIPGGDDAEYLISRNFTYFARNVRNIAKITSIYVRLKNRKDWGIDPEFQQMDHDFSQFLAEIPADLSVTFPPDGSAPWLPSPFLGNIHSYYYLTLILFHRPQLSFFDPTTQEAQWKHHMMICYNSARALCRLQEAVINSFGVMGLQCMQRGFSLAVYAGLSCIVLHLVAIVSPDPDLHTDAREFFTRHMRIMETVMEAWPMPELRRQIDAVREAFSADTRKPFVLKPSFPYGSPHPSHSASPPAFRGMERASSMEQVLDTSGTQTVSYISHPISPPISAGGLDSKSDSPSAQSLVMMPQTVGPGMPPNMTMPEQPAWNPAKIFEQWNTTFGAPEIPSLDDIQAVNSSLPPGSQHSISPQQYAAAPVPNFVTPAMWQESVANVYEGGLKRSWDYDGITPAMKRR; encoded by the exons ATGTCTTCCACTGATCCTTCTGTTCGGCGCATCCTGCCGCAGGAGTCCCAGAGCGCCCAGGCCATGGGCATGAATAGCTATGCGTTTGCGCCTCAACAATACCCCCAGAGGGAAACCCAGAAGA ACTATGTCTTCGTTGACGAACACAATCGCCACAAGCGGCTCAAAG TGATGAGAGCTTGCGAAGGCTGTCGGCGCCGAAAGATCAAGTGTGATGCGGCCACCACAAATACTTGGCCTTGTTCTGCCTGCATCCGACTTAAACTCCACTGCGTCCGACCAAATGGCTATGACGGCGCCACCGATTCGACGACATACGAGACCTTGGTTCCTCCCGGAAACCAATTCCAgcagatggcgatgccaCCGCATCCACAGGGCCAAGCTCCTCTGAAGTCAGAGTCCGACGTCTATGCGCCGCAGGCCGGCTATCCTGACGCAGCCTCGACTTCCTTCCAAGCCATGCCTTATGACGCCTCACAGCCTCAGCACGATATTCACTACACCACAGTTGCCCCACCAATGTCCCTGGTAGATCAACAGGTAGCGCCTCAGGATGCGTTCCCAACGCCGCCTACAATGCAGCAGTCGCAACCGGGCTCTTCGCCGGGAGCATATTCTGATTCCTACCAGGGGCATGATCTAGCAGATCTTCTTGGTGGCCTCAAGATGAATGAGATTGGAACTG CACCATATCTGAGAAATAAACCGTCCTTTAGACATGAGGATCCAGCAGTCGAGGAAGACGACGGTTACGGCAATCTACCTCCCATCTCGATAGGCGCCGGCCATAGGATTCGCATCCCTCCCGAGTTGATGCCGGATGATGGAAACGCGATTCATTACTTTGACCTCTATTTTACCCATGTCCATCCCTATGTCCCCGTGCTGAACCGGTCAATGTTCTACCGCCAATGGGCCACTGCTAGGGATTCTATTTCTCCGTTAATACTTGAGGCTCTATTTGCCATTGGAGGACGATTGGCAGATGAGCCGGCGCAGGGCCAACAATGGCTAGCGCTAGCATCAA GGCATGCCGATGCTTTTATGGATGTTCCCCGACTTAGCACCCTTCAAGCGCTGCTGATGATTCTCAAGGCTCGGGAGGCCGCGCCGAAGCGAGGTTACTACTACCGCTCGTGGATGACCGTTGTGCAGTGCGTTCAGATGGCCAAGGATCTTGGACTTGAAGAGCACTATGAGGAGCACAAAGCCGGCCGGCCTTGCGAATATGCAAGCAATCCCGCTGAATGCCAGCTGCGAACACGGATCTGGCAAACAGTCTTTATTTGCGAGGTCATGGTGGGAGGTCCTCAAG GTCGGTACAATATGGCTGTGGACATTGAGTCTGTGGATTTCAATGTGCCAAAGCCCATCCCTGGCGGGGACGACGCCGAATATCTCATCTCGCGCAACTTCACCTACTTTGCTCGTAACGTGCGAAACATTGCCAAGATAACTAGCATTTATGTGCGCCTAAAGAACAGAAAGGACTGGGGAATCGACCCCGAATTTCAGCAAATGGACCACGATTTCAGCCAGTTTTTGGCAGAAATTCCCGCTGATCTGAGTGTTACATTTCCGCCGGACGGTTCGGCGCCCTGGCTGCCATCACCATTCCTCGGCAATATCCACTCGTACTACTATCTGACTTTGATCCTATTCCACCGACCGCAATTATCCTTCTTCGATCCAACGACCCAAGAGGCTCAGTGGAAGCACCACATGATGATTTGCTATAATTCCGCCCGAGCTCTCTGCCGCCTACAAGAAGCCGTCATCAATTCATTTGGAGTCATGGGGTTACAGTGCATGCAGCGTGGCTTTAGCTTGGCAGTCTACGCTGGGCTTTCATGCATTGTGCTTCATCTA GTAGCGATTGTGTCTCCAGATCCCGATCTTCATACAGACGCGCGAGAATTCTTTACCCGCCACATGCGGATTATGGAAACGGTGATGGAGGCGTGGCCGATGCCAGAATTGCGAAGACAGATCGACGCCGTCCGGGAGGCCTTTTCCGCTGACACTAGGAAGCCTTTTGTTCTCAAGCCGTCTTTCCCATACGGTAGCCCTCATCCGTCTCATAGTGCCAGCCCCCCAGCGTTTCGAGGCATGGAGCGCGCCAGTTCCATGGAACAAGTTCTGGATACGAGCGGCACCCAAACAGTCAGTTATATAAGCCATCCCATATCACCTCCAATCTCTGCCGGCGGTCTGGACAGTAAGAGTGACTCTCCATCTGCACAGTCACTCGTTATGATGCCACAAACGGTTGGCCCCGGCATGCCACCAAACATGACCATGCCGGAGCAGCCAGCCTGGAATCCTGCAAAGATTTTTGA ACAATGGAACACCACATTTG GTGCACCCGAAATTCCTTCGCTTGATGATATTCAAGCTGTAAATTCCTCGTTACCGCCCGGCTCACAACACAGCATCTCCCCACAACAATATGCGGCTGCTCCCGTGCCGAACTTCGTCACGCCCGCTATGTGGCAGGAATCTGTGGCCAACGTATACGAAGGCGGCCTCAAGCGCTCATGGGACTACGACGGAATCACTCCAGCCATGAAGCGCCGCTAG
- a CDS encoding uncharacterized protein (EggNog:ENOG41~TransMembrane:2 (i100-125o137-162i)) — MFSLRLCSKKPFSPFTSLSSPSGIISRQNLLRARHLPPIESRCLFRRCYAQLPKKPISKPNLSAAEQAKQQAKAAAANVGSKHYDIAERLLIYHAGTGRITFLAMVKVTTLFLGAFFTFVVVPGYIKAEKPEWETVGVALCGLIPLIFVAYTTSPFVTHIYIHLPPAARTSRPVLERFIHGALPPSTELTLTTMSAIAKPRYSTMQAGHLRPAKRRFGIVNYVRDAEDAMVENETRKWYNLRAMTKFGVQEVRTEKKRVKAKKSKDLTEAWIWDALKDKIEKRAAV, encoded by the exons ATGTTCTCTCTGAGATTATGTAGTAAAAAGCCATTCAGCCCATTCACCAGCCTCTCGTCGCCATCCGGCATCATCAGTCGGCAAAATCTCCTCCGAGCTCGCCACCTACCACCCATTGAAAGCAGATGTCTCTTCCGGCGATGCTACGCCCAGCTACCCAAAAAGCCCATCTCAAAACCGAATCTCTCAGCGGCTGAACAGGCCAAGCAGCAGGCAaaagccgctgctgccaacgTTGGGTCGAAGCATTACG ATATTGCGGAGAGGCTGCTCATCTATCATGCGGGTACGGGGAGGATAACGTTCCTGGCCATGGTCAAGGTGACGACGTTGTTCCTCGGAGCGTTTTTTACCTTTGTTGTTGTTCCGGGATATATCAAGGCTGAGAAGCCAGAGTGGGAGACTGTGGGAG TTGCTCTCTGCGGCCTCATCCCTCTCATCTTCGTTGCATACACAACATCCCCCTTTGTCACTCACATCTACATCCACCTCCCTCCAGCCGCTCGCACCAGCCGCCCGGTCCTCGAGCGCTTCATCCACGGCGCCCTCCCCCCTTCGACGGAGCTTACCCTCACGACCATGAGCGCCATTGCAAAGCCTCGCTACAGCACCATGCAAGCAGGCCATCTGCGTCCAGCAAAGCGGCGCTTCGGCATCGTAAACTACGTGCGAGACGCTGAGGACGCAATGGTGGAGAACGAGACAAGGAAGTGGTACAACTTGCGGGCCATGACCAAGTTTGGCGTGCAGGAAGTGAGaacggagaagaagagggttaaagcaaagaagagcaaagactTGACGGAGGCGTGGATTTGGGATGCGTTGAAGGATAAGATTGAGAAGAGGGCGGCCGTTTAA
- a CDS encoding uncharacterized protein (EggNog:ENOG41): MAVPPKFAGHKLEFAPPTASSSSVPRATHTFELYLDYCCPFSAKIFKNLTSQVFPAIRENSVWANSLTVVFRQQVQPWHPSSTLMHETGLAVLRLAPEKFWAFSGELFAVQTQFFDISVVGETRNQTYRRLAKVAAKVGVSEDEVYKLLAIPEKAGEDGSLNNGNAVTNDLKVVTKMNRLVGVHVTPTVVLDGVVQDTSSGWTLDQWKEFFTKNIG, translated from the coding sequence ATGGCTGTCCCTCCCAAGTTCGCCGGCCACAAGCTCGAATTCGCCCCGCCGACAGCTTCAAGCTCGTCCGTCCCGCGCGCAACTCATACTTTTGAGCTCTACCTCGACTACTGCTGCCCATTTTCCGCCAAGATTTTCAAGAATCTCACATCCCAAGTTTTCCCAGCCATTCGCGAGAATTCCGTCTGGGCCAACAGCCTCACCGTCGTCTTCCGCCAGCAGGTGCAGCCATGGCACCCGTCTTCCACGCTGATGCACGAGACCGGCCTCGCGGTGCTGCGTCTGGCTCCCGAGAAGTTCTGGGCTTTCAGCGGCGAGCTGTTCGCGGTGCAGACCCAATTTTTTGATATTTCAGTGGTTGGAGAAACCCGCAATCAGACGTACCGTCGCCTGGCTAAAGTCGCCGCCAAGGTTGGCGTCAGTGAGGATGAGGTCTATAAGCTGTTGGCCATTCCCGAGAAGGCTGGCGAGGACGGGTCGCTGAACAATGGCAACGCCGTGACCAACGACCTGAAGGTGGTCACCAAGATGAACCGCCTGGTGGGCGTCCATGTTACTCCTACAGTAGTTCTTGACGGCGTCGTTCAGGATACTAGTTCCGGCTGGACGCTGGATCAGTGGAAGGAGTTTTTTACCAAGAACATTGGGTAG